In Arsenicicoccus sp. oral taxon 190, the following are encoded in one genomic region:
- the fgd gene encoding glucose-6-phosphate dehydrogenase (coenzyme-F420): MAPRIGYKASAEQFAPRDLAGYAILAEELGLDSAFIADHFQPWRHTGGHAPSSIPWLAHVAARTERILVGTSVMTPTFRYNPAMVAQAFATLACLHPGRIVLGVGTGEALNEIAVGSVEGDWPDFKERFARLREAVELMRRLWTEERVTHEGTYYRTQDATVYDRPESPVPVYVAAGGPMVARYAGRKGDGFICTSGKGRELYADQLVPAVVEGAAKAGRSADELDRMIEIKLSYDPDPAAALENCRFWAPLSLTAEQKHSLHDPAEMEAAADALPIEQVARRWIVASTPEEVVEQVREYTDLGFDHLVFHGPGHDQERFLRTFAEQVVPALRSLTVGPLPAAG; the protein is encoded by the coding sequence ATGGCGCCACGGATCGGGTACAAGGCATCGGCCGAGCAGTTCGCGCCGCGCGACCTCGCCGGCTACGCGATCCTCGCCGAGGAGCTCGGCCTCGACAGCGCGTTCATCGCCGACCACTTCCAGCCGTGGCGGCACACGGGCGGCCACGCCCCGTCGAGCATCCCCTGGCTCGCCCACGTCGCGGCGCGCACCGAGCGGATCCTGGTGGGGACCTCCGTGATGACGCCGACCTTCCGCTACAACCCCGCCATGGTGGCGCAGGCCTTCGCGACGCTGGCGTGCCTGCACCCGGGGCGCATCGTCCTCGGCGTCGGCACCGGCGAGGCCCTCAACGAGATCGCCGTGGGCTCCGTGGAGGGGGACTGGCCGGACTTCAAGGAGCGCTTCGCCCGGCTGCGCGAGGCCGTCGAGCTGATGCGTCGCCTGTGGACCGAGGAGCGCGTCACCCACGAGGGCACCTACTACCGCACCCAGGACGCCACGGTCTACGACCGCCCCGAGTCCCCCGTGCCCGTCTACGTCGCCGCCGGTGGCCCGATGGTCGCGCGGTACGCCGGGCGCAAGGGCGACGGCTTCATCTGCACCTCGGGCAAGGGTCGTGAGCTGTATGCCGACCAGCTCGTCCCCGCCGTTGTCGAGGGCGCCGCCAAGGCCGGTCGTTCCGCCGACGAGCTGGACCGGATGATCGAGATCAAGCTGTCCTACGACCCGGATCCCGCTGCGGCGCTGGAGAACTGCCGCTTCTGGGCGCCGCTGTCGCTGACCGCCGAGCAGAAGCACTCGCTGCACGACCCGGCCGAGATGGAGGCGGCGGCCGACGCCCTGCCGATCGAGCAGGTGGCCCGCCGCTGGATCGTCGCGTCGACCCCGGAGGAGGTCGTGGAGCAGGTGCGGGAGTACACCGACCTCGGCTTCGACCACCTCGTCTTCCACGGCCCGGGGCACGACCAGGAGAGGTTCCTGCGGACCTTCGCCGAGCAGGTCGTGCCGGCGCTGCGGTCGCTGACCGTCGGGCCGCTGCCGGCCGCCGGCTGA
- a CDS encoding PLP-dependent cysteine synthase family protein yields the protein MTEQAVARDVDRFDPARRTWVAAAIRAVQADGNRSADTHLLPVRLPEAWGIRLYLKDESTHPSGSLKHRLARSLFLYALCNGWVGPDTPIIEASSGSTAVSEAWFARLLGLDFIAVMPRSTSPAKVDLIEFAGGRCEFVDDPAQLYPRAMELAEQLGGHYMDQFTFAERATDWRGNNNIAESIFDQLALEPYPDPTWIVTAAGTGGTSATIGRHLRYGGHLTRLCVTDPENSAFFDGWCEEDRGVTTCVASRIEGIGRPRVEPSFIAGVVDRMISVPDAASIAGIHVLRSRTGLFAGGSTGTNLFGALKLVCEMRARGEQGSVVTLLCDGGGRYADSYYSREWLSRKGLDIDRWIPTFERALDEGVWLEP from the coding sequence ATGACCGAGCAGGCCGTCGCCCGTGACGTGGATCGCTTCGACCCCGCCCGCCGGACCTGGGTGGCGGCCGCCATACGGGCCGTGCAGGCTGACGGCAACCGGTCCGCGGACACCCACCTGCTGCCGGTCCGGCTCCCCGAGGCGTGGGGCATCCGGCTCTACCTCAAGGACGAGTCCACCCACCCCTCCGGGTCGCTGAAGCACCGCCTGGCCCGGTCGCTGTTCCTCTACGCGCTGTGCAACGGCTGGGTCGGCCCCGACACCCCGATCATCGAGGCGTCCAGCGGGTCGACGGCCGTGAGCGAGGCGTGGTTCGCGCGGCTGCTGGGGCTGGACTTCATCGCCGTCATGCCCCGCTCCACCAGCCCCGCCAAGGTCGACCTCATCGAGTTCGCCGGGGGGCGTTGCGAGTTCGTGGACGACCCGGCGCAGCTCTACCCCCGCGCCATGGAGCTCGCCGAGCAGCTCGGCGGGCACTACATGGACCAGTTCACCTTCGCCGAGCGCGCCACGGACTGGCGCGGCAACAACAACATCGCCGAGTCGATCTTCGACCAGCTGGCGCTGGAGCCCTACCCCGACCCCACGTGGATCGTCACCGCCGCCGGGACCGGCGGCACCTCGGCCACGATCGGACGGCACCTGCGCTACGGCGGCCACCTGACCCGCCTGTGCGTCACCGACCCCGAGAACTCCGCCTTCTTCGACGGGTGGTGCGAGGAGGACCGGGGCGTGACGACCTGCGTCGCGTCGCGGATCGAGGGCATCGGGCGGCCCCGCGTGGAGCCGAGCTTCATCGCCGGGGTGGTCGACCGCATGATCTCGGTGCCCGACGCCGCCTCCATCGCGGGGATCCACGTGCTGCGCTCGCGCACCGGGCTCTTCGCGGGCGGCTCCACCGGCACCAACCTCTTCGGGGCGCTCAAGCTGGTCTGCGAGATGCGCGCCCGGGGCGAGCAGGGGTCTGTCGTGACGCTCCTGTGCGACGGCGGGGGTCGGTATGCCGACAGCTACTACTCGCGAGAGTGGCTGTCGCGCAAGGGACTCGACATCGACCGGTGGATCCCGACGTTCGAGCGCGCCCTGGACGAGGGTGTCTGGCTGGAGCCCTGA